TTGCATAATCCAAATGTGCTTGTGGTTTTCACCGGTGATCACACTTATGTAAGCGGTACCTGGTACAGCAACCCTCATACCGCTTCTACATGGAACTATATGAGTGTGCATGCAAAAGGCATCATTCGGTTTTTAGACGACCAGGCATTAGCCGATGTTCTTAGAAAAACTTCGCTGCATTTTGAAGGTTACAATAAGCAATCGGCAACGGTTTTTGATAATCTACCGGAAGAGTTCAGGCAAAAGATAATGAAAGCGATTGTTGCTTTTGAAATTGATGTTACAGAGTTGAGCAATGTTTTTAAATTAAGCCAGGACAGGGATGCGGAAAGCTATGAACATATTAAAGAGAAGCTTACTCAGCAAGGCGGAAGTGCGAAGGTGATTGCAGAAGAAATGGAAAAGAGAACAAAGGAATTATTTCCAGAAGATACTAAGTGAGATACTGTAATTTCTTCTTAAACAAGTTTCATTTCACATCACGCCGCATAATGGATTCCGGAAATAGAATTTAATTCTGAAAATGAGCAGCCTGTAACAGTCACGATTGAAACTCAAACAGAAAATATGGAAGTACATAAACATCCACACCATGTGATACACAAAAAGAAATGGGTTGAATACCTGCTAGAGTTCTTTATGCTGTTCCTGGCTGTTTTTCTTGGTTTTCTTGCAGAAAATCAGCGGGAGAATAATGTAGAACATAATAGGGAAAAACAATATATACAATCTTTTGTTGAAGACCTCGACGCTGATAATGATTACCTGCAGGAAACGTTAATCAGCTTTAACAATAAAAAAAAGATAGCCGACTCCCTTATCATGTTGCTTGGCAGTGCTACTAAAAATGAAGGTATTAATGATATTTACTTTTACTTCCGTAATATAGTACGCTATCGCCCTTTTAATGTAAATGATCGAACTATTGTTCAATTAAGAAATGCAGGCGGTATGCGGCTTATTTTAAATAAGAGCGTTTCCGATAGCATGGTAAGTTATTATAGAGATGTAGATAACATTAAATATTTGGATGGTCTATTAATTGAACGTATAAGCGAGTTGTCAAATACAACCGATAAACTATTAGATGGGATTGATTATGGTAAACTTACTGATACAACAAACAATGTTATATTGAGAATAAAAGAGCCAATGAAACTTAGAAACACTGATGATGAAACTATTAATACCGCTATCATAAGTGTGCAAAGAATAAAAAACATTAGCATCCTTATTAAACTGGCTGTTATCAAATTAAAAGAAAAAGCAAATATCACAAGGCACTTTATTCTGAAACAATATCATTTGGAAATGAGTGATGAATAAACCACTTATACATCAGAATTAGGCAACCTTTTTAAGGGCACATTAGAAATAATCGCAGCAAGCAGAATTCAACTTACCTAATACATCTTCCTTTAGGCAGCAATGAATTAACTTTTAAAACATGGACGACTCCCCTATTAATAAAACCCAGGTAGTTATTGCCGGTGCCGGCTGCACATATTCATACGCCGGCTGGAGGGCAAGGTATGAACACAGGTATACAGGATGCTTATAACCTGGCATGGAAACTTGCTTATATGATAAGAGGCGAGGTGAATGCTGAAGTTTTAAACACTTATAATACAGAACGCACACAAAATGCAAAGCATCTGCTCGAAACAACGGATCGAATTCTTGATATAATGTCGGGGGTTAATCGCTTTTGGA
This genomic window from Chitinophagales bacterium contains:
- a CDS encoding FMN-binding negative transcriptional regulator, whose translation is MYDLPYYKEKNEHVVKQFIDEHPFAFLTGCDAENKPVATQVPVFIEQEGTKQILRGHIMKNTDHHKAFLHNPNVLVVFTGDHTYVSGTWYSNPHTASTWNYMSVHAKGIIRFLDDQALADVLRKTSLHFEGYNKQSATVFDNLPEEFRQKIMKAIVAFEIDVTELSNVFKLSQDRDAESYEHIKEKLTQQGGSAKVIAEEMEKRTKELFPEDTK